In Dunckerocampus dactyliophorus isolate RoL2022-P2 chromosome 14, RoL_Ddac_1.1, whole genome shotgun sequence, one DNA window encodes the following:
- the xpo1b gene encoding exportin-1 isoform X1: protein MPAIMTMLADHAAQQLLDFNQKLDINLLDNVVNCLYHGVGPQQRMAQEVLTHLKEHPDAWTRVDTILEFSQNMNTKYYALQILETVIKTRWKILPRNQCEGIKKYVVGLIIKTSSDAASVEKEKVYIGKLNMILVQILKQEWPKHWPTFISDIVGASRTSESLCQNNMVILKLLSEEVFDFSSGQMTQVKAKHLKDSMCNEFSQIFQLCQFVMENSQNAPLVHATLETLLRFLNWIPLGYIFETKLISTLVYKFLNVPMFRNVTLKCLTEIAGVSVSQYEEQFVTLFTLTMCQLKQMLPLNTNIRLAYANGKDDEQNFIQNLSLFLCTFLKEHGQLIEKRLNLRETLMEALHYMLLVSEVEETEIFKICLEYWNHLAAELYRESPFSTSTSPLLSGNQHFDVPPRRQLYLPVLSKVRLLMVSRMAKPEEVLVVENDQGEVVREFMKDTDSINLYKNMRETLVYLTHLDYADTERIMTEKLHNQVNGTEWSWKNLNTLCWAIGSISGAMHEEDEKRFLVTVIKDLLGLCEQKRGKDNKAIIASNIMYIVGQYPRFLRAHWKFLKTVVNKLFEFMHETHDGVQDMACDTFIKIAQKCRRHFIQVQVGEVMPFIDEILNNINTIICDLQPQQVHTFYEAVGYMIGAQTDQAVQERLIEKYMLLPNQVWDSIIQQATKNVDILKDPETVKQLGSILKTNVRACKAVGHPFVIQLGRIYLDMLNVYKCLSENISAAIQTNGMGGEMVTKQPLIRSMRTVKRETLKLISGWVSRSNDPQMVGENFVPPLLDAVLIDYQRNVPAAREPEVLSTMATIVNKLGGHITSEIPQIFDAVFECTLNMINKNFEEYPEHRTHFFYLLQAVNSHCFPAFLAIPPAQFKLVLDSIIWAFKHTMRNVADTGLQILYTMLQNVAQEEAAAQSFYQTYFCDILQHIFSVVTDTSHTAGLTMHASILAYMFNLVEEGKITTALNPASPANNQVFIQEYVANLLKTAFPHLQDAQVKVFVTGLFSLNQDIPAFKEHLRDFLVQIKEFAGEDTSDLFLEEREASLRQAQEEKHKIQMSVPGILNPHEIPEEMCD, encoded by the exons TACTATGCCCTTCAGATCTTGGAAACTGTTATCAAAACAAGATGGAAAATTCTTCCCAGGAATCAATGTGAAG GTATAAAAAAGTATGTTGTTGGTCTCATTATTAAGACGTCATCAGATGCTGCCAGTGTGGAG aaAGAAAAGGTGTACATTGGAAAGCTGAATATGATTCTTGTTCAG aTTTTGAAGCAGGAGTGGCCCAAGCACTGGCCCACGTTCATCAGTGACATCGTAGGAGCGAGTCGAACGAGTGAGAGTCTTTGTCAGAACAACATGGTTATTCTAAAACTGCTCAGTGAGGAggtttttgacttctccagtggtCAGATGACCCAGGTCAAAGCCAAACATCTAAAAGACAG TATGTGCAATGAGTTCTCCCAGATATTCCAGCTCTGCCAGTTTGTTATG GAAAATTCCCAGAATGCCCCCCTGGTCCACGCTACTCTGGAAACCCTCTTACGTTTCCTTAACTGGATTCCTTTGGGCTACATCTTTGAAACAAAGCTGATCAGCACATTAGTGTATAAG TTCCTGAATGTTCCCATGTTTCGCAATGTGACACTGAAGTGTTTGACAGAGATTGCTGGAGTAAGCGTTAGCCAGTACGAGGAGCAGTTTGTCACACTCTTCACTCTGACCATGTGTCAGCTAAAGCAG ATGCTTCCTCTGAACACCAACATCCGGCTGGCCTATGCCAACGGTAAAGATGACGAGCAGAACTTCATCCAAAACCTCAGTCTGTTCCTATGTACGTTCCTGAAAGAGCATGGGCAGCTCATTGAGAAGCGGCTCAACCTGAGAGAAACATTAATGGAG GCCCTCCACTACATGCtgctggtgtcagaagtggagGAGACTGAGATCTTCAAAATTTGTCTGGAGTATTGGAACCACCTTGCTGCTGAGCTCTACAGAGAAAGTCCCTTCTCCACATCCACTTCTCCGCTTCTCTCCGGCAACCAGCACTTTGACGTGCCACCACGCAGACAGCTCTATTTGCCTGTGCTCTCCAAG GTGCGTCTGCTGATGGTGAGCCGGATGGCCAAACCAGAGGAAGTCCTGGTGGTGGAGAATGACCAGGGGGAGGTGGTCAGAGAGTTCATGAAGGACACTGATTCCATAAATCTCTACAAGAACATGAGGGAAACGCTTG TGTACCTGACTCACTTGGACTATGCAGACACAGAGCGCATAATGACAGAGAAGCTGCACAACCAGGTAAATGGTACCGAGTGGTCCTGGAAGAATCTTAACACTTTGTGTTGGGCCATTGGATCCATCAGTGGAGCGATGCATGAAGAGGATGAAAAGAGGTTCCTGGTCACAGTCATTaag GATCTGCTGGGTCTGTGTGAGCAAAAGAGAGGAAAGGACAATAAGGCCATCATAGCCTCCAACATCATGTACATTGTCGGCCAATATCCTCGCTTCCTCAGAGCCCACTGGAAGTTCCTCAAAACGGTGGTCAACAAGCTCTTTGAGTTCATGCAtg AGACCCATGATGGAGTTCAAGACATGGCATGTGACACTTTCATCAAGATCGCCCAGAAGTGCCGGCGCCACTTTATCCAGGTGCAAGTGGGAGAGGTGATGCCCTTCATTGATGAGATCCTCAACAACATCAACACCATCATCTGTGacctacagccacagcag GTGCACACGTTCTATGAGGCAGTAGGTTACATGATCGGGGCACAGACTGACCAGGCTGTACAGGAGCGTCTGATAGAGAAGTACATGTTGCTGCCTAATCAAGTGTGGGACAGCATCATCCAGCAGGCCACCAAG AATGTAGACATTTTGAAGGACCCAGAGACCGTGAAGCAACTTGGCAGCATCCTGAAAACTAATGTCAGAGCCTGTAAGGCTGTTGGTCATCCCTTTGTCATCCAGCTGGGACGGATTTACCTCGACATGCTCAATGTGTACAAGTGCCTCAGCGAGAACATATCTGCTGCCATTCAGACAAATGGTATGGGAG GAGAGATGGTGACCAAGCAGCCTCTGATCAGGAGTATGAGGACTGTGAAACGGGAGACCTTGAAATTGATCTCGGGCTGGGTCAGCCGATCCAACGATCCACAGATG GTCGGAGAGAACTTTGTTCCCCCACTGTTGGACGCTGTCCTCATCGACTATCAACGCAACGTCCCAGCTGCCCGTGAGCCTGAGGTTCTCAGCACCATGGCAACCATCGTCAACAAGCTGGGTGGACACATCACCAGTGAGATACCCCAAATCTTTGACGCCGTCTTCGAGTGCACTCTAAACATGATCAACAAG AACTTTGAGGAGTATCCTGAGCACAGAACCCACTTCTTCTACCTGCTCCAAGCTGTCAACTCACACTGCTTCCCGGCATTCCTCGCCATCCCCCCGGCCCAATTCAAACTGGTGCTGGACTCCATCATCTGGGCCTTCAAACACACCATGAGGAATGTTGCTGACACTG GTCTGCAGATCCTCTACACAATGCTGCAGAACGTGGCCCAGGAGGAGGCAGCGGCTCAGAGCTTCTACCAGACTTATTTCTGCGATATCCTGCAACATATCTTCTCTGTGGTCACCGACACGTCTCACACGGCAG GCCTGACCATGCACGCGTCCATCCTGGCCTACATGTTCAACTTGGTGGAAGAGGGCAAGATCACCACAGCACTGAACCCCGCCTCACCTGCCAACAACCAGGTGTTCATTCAGGAGTATGTGGCCAACCTGCTCAAGACAGCCTTCCCTCACCTGCAGGA CGCTCAGGTGAAGGTGTTTGTAACCGGACTGTTCAGCCTAAACCAGGACATTCCCGCCTTCAAGGAGCACCTTAGGGACTTCCTCGTCCAGATTAAG GAGTTTGCCGGCGAGGACACCTCAGACCTTTTCCTGGAGGAGAGGGAAGCGTCGCTTCGTCAGGCTCAGGAGGAGAAACACAAAATCCAAATGTCAGTTCCGGGCATCCTCAACCCGCACGAGATCCCGGAGGAGATGTGTGACTGA
- the xpo1b gene encoding exportin-1 isoform X2: MPAIMTMLADHAAQQLLDFNQKLDINLLDNVVNCLYHGVGPQQRMAQEVLTHLKEHPDAWTRVDTILEFSQNMNTKYYALQILETVIKTRWKILPRNQCEGIKKYVVGLIIKTSSDAASVEKEKVYIGKLNMILVQILKQEWPKHWPTFISDIVGASRTSESLCQNNMVILKLLSEEVFDFSSGQMTQVKAKHLKDSMCNEFSQIFQLCQFVMENSQNAPLVHATLETLLRFLNWIPLGYIFETKLISTLVYKFLNVPMFRNVTLKCLTEIAGVSVSQYEEQFVTLFTLTMCQLKQMLPLNTNIRLAYANGKDDEQNFIQNLSLFLCTFLKEHGQLIEKRLNLRETLMEALHYMLLVSEVEETEIFKICLEYWNHLAAELYRESPFSTSTSPLLSGNQHFDVPPRRQLYLPVLSKVRLLMVSRMAKPEEVLVVENDQGEVVREFMKDTDSINLYKNMRETLVYLTHLDYADTERIMTEKLHNQVNGTEWSWKNLNTLCWAIGSISGAMHEEDEKRFLVTVIKDLLGLCEQKRGKDNKAIIASNIMYIVGQYPRFLRAHWKFLKTVVNKLFEFMHETHDGVQDMACDTFIKIAQKCRRHFIQVQVGEVMPFIDEILNNINTIICDLQPQQVHTFYEAVGYMIGAQTDQAVQERLIEKYMLLPNQVWDSIIQQATKNVDILKDPETVKQLGSILKTNVRACKAVGHPFVIQLGRIYLDMLNVYKCLSENISAAIQTNGEMVTKQPLIRSMRTVKRETLKLISGWVSRSNDPQMVGENFVPPLLDAVLIDYQRNVPAAREPEVLSTMATIVNKLGGHITSEIPQIFDAVFECTLNMINKNFEEYPEHRTHFFYLLQAVNSHCFPAFLAIPPAQFKLVLDSIIWAFKHTMRNVADTGLQILYTMLQNVAQEEAAAQSFYQTYFCDILQHIFSVVTDTSHTAGLTMHASILAYMFNLVEEGKITTALNPASPANNQVFIQEYVANLLKTAFPHLQDAQVKVFVTGLFSLNQDIPAFKEHLRDFLVQIKEFAGEDTSDLFLEEREASLRQAQEEKHKIQMSVPGILNPHEIPEEMCD, from the exons TACTATGCCCTTCAGATCTTGGAAACTGTTATCAAAACAAGATGGAAAATTCTTCCCAGGAATCAATGTGAAG GTATAAAAAAGTATGTTGTTGGTCTCATTATTAAGACGTCATCAGATGCTGCCAGTGTGGAG aaAGAAAAGGTGTACATTGGAAAGCTGAATATGATTCTTGTTCAG aTTTTGAAGCAGGAGTGGCCCAAGCACTGGCCCACGTTCATCAGTGACATCGTAGGAGCGAGTCGAACGAGTGAGAGTCTTTGTCAGAACAACATGGTTATTCTAAAACTGCTCAGTGAGGAggtttttgacttctccagtggtCAGATGACCCAGGTCAAAGCCAAACATCTAAAAGACAG TATGTGCAATGAGTTCTCCCAGATATTCCAGCTCTGCCAGTTTGTTATG GAAAATTCCCAGAATGCCCCCCTGGTCCACGCTACTCTGGAAACCCTCTTACGTTTCCTTAACTGGATTCCTTTGGGCTACATCTTTGAAACAAAGCTGATCAGCACATTAGTGTATAAG TTCCTGAATGTTCCCATGTTTCGCAATGTGACACTGAAGTGTTTGACAGAGATTGCTGGAGTAAGCGTTAGCCAGTACGAGGAGCAGTTTGTCACACTCTTCACTCTGACCATGTGTCAGCTAAAGCAG ATGCTTCCTCTGAACACCAACATCCGGCTGGCCTATGCCAACGGTAAAGATGACGAGCAGAACTTCATCCAAAACCTCAGTCTGTTCCTATGTACGTTCCTGAAAGAGCATGGGCAGCTCATTGAGAAGCGGCTCAACCTGAGAGAAACATTAATGGAG GCCCTCCACTACATGCtgctggtgtcagaagtggagGAGACTGAGATCTTCAAAATTTGTCTGGAGTATTGGAACCACCTTGCTGCTGAGCTCTACAGAGAAAGTCCCTTCTCCACATCCACTTCTCCGCTTCTCTCCGGCAACCAGCACTTTGACGTGCCACCACGCAGACAGCTCTATTTGCCTGTGCTCTCCAAG GTGCGTCTGCTGATGGTGAGCCGGATGGCCAAACCAGAGGAAGTCCTGGTGGTGGAGAATGACCAGGGGGAGGTGGTCAGAGAGTTCATGAAGGACACTGATTCCATAAATCTCTACAAGAACATGAGGGAAACGCTTG TGTACCTGACTCACTTGGACTATGCAGACACAGAGCGCATAATGACAGAGAAGCTGCACAACCAGGTAAATGGTACCGAGTGGTCCTGGAAGAATCTTAACACTTTGTGTTGGGCCATTGGATCCATCAGTGGAGCGATGCATGAAGAGGATGAAAAGAGGTTCCTGGTCACAGTCATTaag GATCTGCTGGGTCTGTGTGAGCAAAAGAGAGGAAAGGACAATAAGGCCATCATAGCCTCCAACATCATGTACATTGTCGGCCAATATCCTCGCTTCCTCAGAGCCCACTGGAAGTTCCTCAAAACGGTGGTCAACAAGCTCTTTGAGTTCATGCAtg AGACCCATGATGGAGTTCAAGACATGGCATGTGACACTTTCATCAAGATCGCCCAGAAGTGCCGGCGCCACTTTATCCAGGTGCAAGTGGGAGAGGTGATGCCCTTCATTGATGAGATCCTCAACAACATCAACACCATCATCTGTGacctacagccacagcag GTGCACACGTTCTATGAGGCAGTAGGTTACATGATCGGGGCACAGACTGACCAGGCTGTACAGGAGCGTCTGATAGAGAAGTACATGTTGCTGCCTAATCAAGTGTGGGACAGCATCATCCAGCAGGCCACCAAG AATGTAGACATTTTGAAGGACCCAGAGACCGTGAAGCAACTTGGCAGCATCCTGAAAACTAATGTCAGAGCCTGTAAGGCTGTTGGTCATCCCTTTGTCATCCAGCTGGGACGGATTTACCTCGACATGCTCAATGTGTACAAGTGCCTCAGCGAGAACATATCTGCTGCCATTCAGACAAATG GAGAGATGGTGACCAAGCAGCCTCTGATCAGGAGTATGAGGACTGTGAAACGGGAGACCTTGAAATTGATCTCGGGCTGGGTCAGCCGATCCAACGATCCACAGATG GTCGGAGAGAACTTTGTTCCCCCACTGTTGGACGCTGTCCTCATCGACTATCAACGCAACGTCCCAGCTGCCCGTGAGCCTGAGGTTCTCAGCACCATGGCAACCATCGTCAACAAGCTGGGTGGACACATCACCAGTGAGATACCCCAAATCTTTGACGCCGTCTTCGAGTGCACTCTAAACATGATCAACAAG AACTTTGAGGAGTATCCTGAGCACAGAACCCACTTCTTCTACCTGCTCCAAGCTGTCAACTCACACTGCTTCCCGGCATTCCTCGCCATCCCCCCGGCCCAATTCAAACTGGTGCTGGACTCCATCATCTGGGCCTTCAAACACACCATGAGGAATGTTGCTGACACTG GTCTGCAGATCCTCTACACAATGCTGCAGAACGTGGCCCAGGAGGAGGCAGCGGCTCAGAGCTTCTACCAGACTTATTTCTGCGATATCCTGCAACATATCTTCTCTGTGGTCACCGACACGTCTCACACGGCAG GCCTGACCATGCACGCGTCCATCCTGGCCTACATGTTCAACTTGGTGGAAGAGGGCAAGATCACCACAGCACTGAACCCCGCCTCACCTGCCAACAACCAGGTGTTCATTCAGGAGTATGTGGCCAACCTGCTCAAGACAGCCTTCCCTCACCTGCAGGA CGCTCAGGTGAAGGTGTTTGTAACCGGACTGTTCAGCCTAAACCAGGACATTCCCGCCTTCAAGGAGCACCTTAGGGACTTCCTCGTCCAGATTAAG GAGTTTGCCGGCGAGGACACCTCAGACCTTTTCCTGGAGGAGAGGGAAGCGTCGCTTCGTCAGGCTCAGGAGGAGAAACACAAAATCCAAATGTCAGTTCCGGGCATCCTCAACCCGCACGAGATCCCGGAGGAGATGTGTGACTGA